A region from the Streptosporangium sp. NBC_01756 genome encodes:
- a CDS encoding S8 family serine peptidase codes for MPRSKRRLRISVVAAITVATMVPVTATYADPGTAQTPPAKDTVTLDGVAPGPHEITLITGDTVTLGDNGDGPYSIDVKPAARPDGVHPGFLTKTGPGGVYVYPTDALPAVESGRVDRELFNVKYLAENGYTDAQSKQVPVLVQYPKGQRAARSAADALPATTATADLPSISGAGLRVDKAGAGQFWTEVRGAAAPEQGLASRALAKGVAKLWLDRKVHLTLADSVPLIGAPQAWAAGLDGTGVKVAVLDTGVDTKHPDLADRIAASQSFVPGQELADGHGHGTHVASTIAGSGSASGGRNKGVAPGARLLVGKVLDNAGNGDSSWVIDGMEWATSNGAKIVSMSIGAGATDGGDPMSQAVNELTASTGALFVIAAGNSGPTPQTIDAPGAADAALTVAATSKTDTLADFSSRGPRLDGALKPDIAAPGVDIVAARSAGTSMGSPADEYYTSASGTSMATPHVAGSAAILAQQHPDWTAAQYKAALMSTAKDDGFTVYEQGAGRVDVARATSQKVLATTPNLDFGADPDGKDPVTRQVTYANLGDQPVTLTLTPTLSTGGKPLEGALSADQTLAVPVGGTATATVTLNPAGLDYGTFTGAVVAETDGIRITTPVGLYREAPKVTLTVKTIGRDGAPLTPISMDTIDVTGPYGNAGSAYVVDTGVVAVRVPRGTYSVMQLAQWVDDDSRMNWGWLSDPEVDVTEDTTITLDLRKAGQVRFTTPRPAERLNNSITEAYQRTTTDGVTFAGGLSHLSWDEVWATPTERVTKGRFRFVYQQTLGQAEVHLAVTGKPKLDLRVFSPVHWATMKNPDGTVIEDQNGFPGWTPFTGVQDLPMVNVGAGRPEDLAGLDLKGKLALMEAGMAEDVFGPTCGVQIERLQAVRDAGAAGLVAFPSLPSETMARCPVPLNITQQPFTGPAKDIGIPNVSLSAREGLALRDRIAKKPVSVRVTGTQDTPYTYAFKQYEEGRITDSLHRTYTDRQLAQVDVEHTASGPTTEFNDWRFSWKQDDALLLAESIEDGGHRVSAGPNTRRDYIGPLSAEILRLNFSSAGLPGSPRETISALDVYDQPIRTRQRMFAGPRTPGGYTAPDKVYRIPDPAAPYPATLGLNTPCDVCRRGNILFPFFHTVRQNDGLQQHDDMYGIFRYTYRLSRDGVEIPLALVRGFPAYTLPAEAATYRLTATDAQTDVAWTFTSAKPTKDTVQPGHICGVISNDPCRPESLVYVAYDLGSSFGADNAVRAGRKHTFTVNVSHGPALEKMPKIAGLKLWASTDDGKQWTPVQVKQKKDGTFTATATYPEVDRTTGTGTVSLKAEAWDIAGNRVEQTTLKSFTLRSAAHPR; via the coding sequence ATGCCACGCTCGAAGCGACGGTTACGCATATCCGTCGTCGCCGCGATCACAGTCGCGACGATGGTGCCGGTCACGGCGACGTACGCCGACCCCGGCACCGCCCAGACCCCGCCCGCGAAGGACACCGTCACCCTGGACGGCGTCGCCCCCGGGCCCCACGAGATCACGCTGATCACCGGTGACACCGTGACGCTCGGAGACAACGGCGACGGCCCCTACTCCATCGACGTCAAGCCCGCCGCCCGCCCCGACGGAGTCCATCCGGGCTTCCTCACCAAGACCGGCCCCGGCGGCGTCTACGTCTACCCCACCGACGCGCTGCCTGCGGTGGAGTCGGGACGGGTGGACCGGGAGCTGTTCAACGTCAAGTACCTCGCCGAGAACGGCTACACCGACGCGCAGAGCAAGCAGGTCCCGGTGCTGGTGCAGTACCCGAAGGGACAGCGGGCCGCACGGTCGGCCGCCGACGCGCTGCCGGCCACGACCGCCACCGCGGATCTGCCGAGCATCAGCGGTGCCGGGCTCCGCGTCGACAAGGCCGGAGCCGGGCAGTTCTGGACCGAGGTACGCGGCGCGGCCGCCCCCGAGCAGGGCCTGGCCTCCCGTGCCCTGGCCAAGGGCGTCGCCAAGCTCTGGCTGGACCGGAAGGTGCACCTCACCCTGGCGGACAGCGTGCCGCTGATCGGCGCTCCGCAGGCCTGGGCCGCCGGCCTGGACGGCACCGGGGTGAAGGTGGCCGTGCTCGACACGGGCGTGGACACCAAGCATCCCGACCTGGCGGATCGGATCGCGGCCTCGCAGTCGTTCGTGCCCGGCCAGGAGCTGGCCGACGGGCACGGCCACGGCACGCACGTCGCCTCGACCATCGCCGGCTCCGGCAGCGCGTCCGGCGGCAGGAACAAGGGGGTCGCGCCCGGCGCCCGGCTGCTGGTCGGCAAGGTCCTCGACAACGCGGGCAACGGGGATTCGTCCTGGGTCATCGACGGCATGGAGTGGGCCACCTCCAACGGCGCCAAGATCGTCAGCATGAGCATCGGCGCGGGCGCCACCGACGGCGGCGACCCGATGAGCCAGGCGGTCAACGAGCTGACCGCGAGCACCGGCGCGCTGTTCGTGATCGCCGCCGGTAACAGCGGCCCGACCCCGCAGACGATCGACGCGCCCGGCGCAGCCGACGCGGCGCTGACGGTGGCAGCCACCAGCAAGACCGACACGCTGGCGGACTTCTCCAGCCGCGGCCCGCGGCTGGACGGCGCGCTCAAGCCGGACATCGCCGCGCCGGGTGTCGACATCGTCGCGGCCCGATCCGCAGGGACCAGCATGGGGTCGCCCGCGGACGAGTACTACACCTCCGCCAGCGGCACCTCGATGGCGACCCCGCATGTGGCCGGCTCGGCCGCGATCCTGGCCCAGCAGCACCCGGACTGGACGGCCGCGCAGTACAAGGCGGCACTGATGAGCACGGCCAAGGATGACGGGTTCACCGTCTACGAGCAGGGTGCGGGCCGGGTCGACGTGGCTCGGGCGACCAGCCAGAAGGTGCTCGCGACCACCCCGAACCTGGACTTCGGCGCCGACCCCGACGGGAAGGATCCGGTGACCAGGCAGGTCACCTACGCCAACCTGGGAGACCAGCCGGTCACCCTCACCCTGACGCCCACGCTGAGCACCGGCGGCAAGCCGCTCGAAGGGGCGCTCTCGGCCGATCAGACGCTCGCGGTGCCCGTGGGCGGCACCGCCACCGCGACGGTCACGCTCAACCCGGCCGGCCTCGACTACGGCACCTTCACCGGCGCCGTCGTCGCGGAGACGGACGGCATCAGGATCACCACGCCGGTCGGCCTGTACCGGGAAGCACCGAAGGTGACCCTCACCGTCAAGACCATCGGCAGAGACGGCGCCCCCCTCACCCCGATCTCGATGGACACGATCGACGTGACCGGTCCGTACGGCAACGCCGGCTCGGCCTACGTGGTCGACACCGGCGTCGTCGCCGTCCGGGTTCCTCGGGGGACGTACAGCGTCATGCAGCTGGCACAGTGGGTCGACGACGACTCCAGGATGAACTGGGGTTGGCTGAGCGACCCCGAGGTGGATGTCACCGAGGACACCACGATCACCCTCGATCTCCGCAAGGCCGGCCAGGTCCGCTTCACCACCCCCAGGCCCGCGGAGCGGCTGAACAACAGCATCACGGAGGCGTACCAGCGGACCACCACCGATGGTGTGACCTTCGCCGGCGGGCTTTCACATCTGTCGTGGGACGAGGTGTGGGCCACCCCGACGGAGCGGGTCACCAAGGGCCGGTTCCGGTTCGTCTACCAGCAGACCCTCGGTCAGGCCGAGGTGCACCTGGCCGTCACGGGTAAGCCGAAACTCGACCTGCGGGTCTTCTCCCCTGTGCACTGGGCGACGATGAAGAACCCTGACGGCACGGTGATCGAGGACCAGAACGGCTTCCCGGGTTGGACTCCGTTCACCGGTGTCCAGGACCTGCCCATGGTGAACGTGGGAGCGGGACGGCCGGAGGACCTCGCGGGCCTCGACCTCAAGGGCAAGCTGGCGTTGATGGAAGCCGGCATGGCCGAGGACGTCTTCGGCCCCACGTGCGGAGTACAGATCGAGCGGCTGCAGGCGGTGCGCGACGCCGGTGCCGCCGGGCTGGTGGCGTTCCCTTCGCTCCCGTCCGAGACGATGGCGCGCTGCCCCGTGCCACTGAACATCACGCAGCAGCCGTTCACCGGCCCGGCGAAGGACATCGGCATCCCGAATGTGTCCCTCTCCGCCCGTGAGGGCCTTGCCCTGCGCGACCGGATCGCCAAGAAGCCGGTGTCGGTCCGGGTGACCGGGACTCAGGACACGCCGTACACCTACGCGTTCAAGCAGTACGAGGAAGGCCGGATCACCGACTCGCTGCACCGCACTTACACCGACAGGCAACTCGCCCAGGTCGACGTGGAGCACACCGCCTCCGGCCCCACCACCGAGTTCAACGACTGGAGGTTCAGCTGGAAACAGGACGACGCGCTCCTTTTGGCGGAGTCCATCGAGGACGGCGGGCACCGGGTGTCCGCCGGGCCGAACACCCGGCGGGACTACATCGGACCGCTCTCCGCGGAGATCCTTCGCCTGAACTTCAGCTCCGCGGGCCTGCCGGGCTCTCCCCGCGAGACGATCAGCGCCCTCGATGTGTACGACCAGCCGATCCGTACCAGGCAGCGCATGTTCGCCGGACCGCGCACACCCGGCGGCTACACGGCTCCGGACAAGGTCTACCGGATCCCCGACCCTGCCGCGCCGTATCCCGCGACCCTGGGGCTGAACACGCCGTGTGACGTGTGCCGCCGCGGCAACATCCTGTTCCCCTTCTTCCACACCGTCAGGCAGAACGACGGCCTCCAGCAGCACGACGACATGTACGGCATATTCCGTTACACGTACCGGCTGTCCCGGGATGGCGTGGAGATCCCGCTGGCACTGGTCCGCGGATTCCCGGCGTACACGCTGCCGGCCGAGGCCGCCACCTACCGGCTGACGGCGACCGACGCGCAGACGGACGTCGCGTGGACCTTCACCTCGGCGAAGCCCACCAAGGACACCGTGCAGCCGGGCCACATCTGCGGCGTCATCTCGAATGACCCGTGCCGGCCCGAATCCCTGGTGTACGTCGCCTACGACCTCGGCTCCAGCTTCGGCGCGGACAACGCCGTTCGGGCGGGCAGAAAGCACACATTCACCGTCAACGTCAGCCACGGACCCGCACTGGAGAAAATGCCGAAGATCGCCGGGCTGAAGCTGTGGGCCAGCACCGACGACGGCAAACAGTGGACCCCCGTTCAGGTCAAGCAGAAGAAGGACGGCACCTTCACCGCCACCGCCACCTACCCGGAGGTCGACCGCACCACCGGCACCGGCACCGTCAGTCTCAAGGCCGAGGCCTGGGACATCGCCGGTAACCGGGTCGAGCAGACCACGCTCAAGTCCTTCACCCTTCGCTCGGCGGCCCACCCGCGGTAA